AGCGCGGGCAGCGCCGGTTCGGCCGGACGCTCGGTGGTGGTCGTGACCGGATTCTCGGAAACGACCGGATGTTCGACCGGGGGCTGGTAGATCAGCGTCTCGCGGACTCGCTCATGACTCTCCGGCTTGGGCTGCGGCTTTTCGGGCGGGGGCGGCTCGTCGATCGGGATCTGCTCGCCGATCAGCACCGTCGGCGGCTTCATGCCGATGATGTTGGGCGCGATCAGAAACACCATCGCACCGATGATCGCGCCGTTGACCACCATCGCGAAGCCCAGCCCGGCAGGATTGATGCCGAAGGGCAGCGACGAACGATTCGCGTACATGTCAGGCCTCCTTCTCCACGTGCCGGCCTTCCCGGCTACGTTGTGATGATACAACGTTACATACCGAACGTAAAGCGGGGATGAAGGATGCCGGGACGCGTCGATTTTCTAGCGGGACGAGAGGCGCTGGATCGTCCGTTCGCGGCCGATCAGCGGGAGCAGGGCTGCCATGTCCGGGCCATGATCGCGCCCGGTCAGCGCCTGACGCAGGGGCAGAAACAGCGCCTTGCCCCTGCGGCCGCTCGACTCCTTGAGCGCGCCGGTGAGCTGCGCCCAGGCATCCGCCGACCAGTCGAGTCGCGCGGCGGCTTCGGCGGCTTCGGCGAGGAAGCCGCGATCCTCTTCGGCGACCTGCGCATCGACCGGGCCTTCGACCACCGACCACCACGACACCGCATCGGCGACGGTCGAGAGATTGGGCCGGATCGCGTTCCACGCGGCTTCGCCCATCCCCGCCGGCAGGCGCGACGCCACGGCGTCGTAACCGAGCTGGTGGACGATCTTCGCGTTGAGCCCGGCAAGCTCCTCCTCGTCGAACCGCGCGGGCGCGCGGCCGAACCGCGCGAAGTCGAAGCCGGCGATCAGCGGCGCGGGATCGGCGAAGGGTTCGACGGGATCGCTGGTGCCCAGCCGCGCCAGCAGCGCGACCAGCGCCTGCGGCTCGATCCCCGCCTCGCGGAAATGATCGCAGCCGAGCGAGCCGAGCCGCTTGGACAATTTGCCTTCGCTGCCGGTCAGCAGCGCCTCGTGCGCGAAGGCCGGCGCCGCGCCGCCGAGCGCCGCGAACATCTGAAGCTGGCTGGCGGTGTTCGACACATGGTCCTCACCACGCACGACATGGGTGATGGCCATATCGATATCGTCGATCACCGAAGGCAGCAGATAGAGCCAGCTGCCATCGGCGCGGCGCACCACCGGATCGCTCATCGTCCGGGGATCGAAGCGCTGATGCCCGCGAACCAGATCGTCCCATCCGATCATGACGTCATGATCGAGCAGGAAGCGCCAGTGCGGCGTGCGCCCCTCTGCTTCATGGGCAGCACGCTGGGCGTCGGTGAGCTTCAGCGCGGCGCGGTCGTAAACCGGCGGCAAGCCGCGCCCGAGCAGCACCTTGCGCTTGAGATCGAGTTCCTGCGGCGTTTCGTAGCAGGGATAGACCCGGCCGGCGGTCTTGAGCAGGGTGAAGCGGTTCTCATACAGCGCGAAGCGCGCCGACTGGCGCTCCTCGCCATCGGGGTTCAGCCCCAGCCATGCGAGATCGGCGCGGATCGCATCGACGAACGCCTCTTCCGACCGCTCGCCATCGGTATCGTCGATCCGCAACAGGAAGCGCCCGCCATTCGCCTTTGCGAACATCCAGTTATGGAGCGCTGTACGCAGATTGCCGACATGGAGACGGCCGGTCGGGCTGGGCGCGAAGCGGGTAATTACGGTCATGAGGACCCGTTAAGCAGCATTGCTGCCTTGCGCCACAGGGATCGCGCAGTAAGTGGAGCGTCACGCTATCGTCACAAGAGACCGATCCTCATGAAGCTGATGTCCGGCAACTCGAACCTGCCGCTCGCCAAGGCGATCGCCGATTATCTCGAGATTCCGCTGACCCAGGCGAATGTCCGCCGCTTCGCCGACGAAGAGATCTTCGTCGAGATTCTCGAGAATGTGCGCGGCGAAGACGTGTTCGTGCTGCAGTCGACCAGCTTCCCTGCGAACGACAATCTGATGGAGCTGCTGATCATGATCGATGCGCTGCGCCGCGCATCGGCCAAGCGGATCACCGCGGTGCTCCCCTATTTCGGCTATGCCCGCCAGGACCGGAAGCCCGGCCCGCGTACCCCGATCTCGGCCAAGCTGGTCGCCAACATGATCACTACCGCCGGCGCCGATCGCGTCCTTTCGGTGGATCTCCATGCCGGCCAGATTCAGGGTTTCTTCGACATCCCGACCGATAATCTGTTCGGTGCACCGGTGATGAGCGAGGACATCAAGTCGCGCTTCGGCGACAAGAACCTGATGGTCGTCTCGCCCGACGTGGGCGGCGTGGTCCGCGCCCGCGCGCTGGCCAAGCGGCTCGACAACGCGTCGCTGGCGATCGTCGACAAGCGCCGCGAGCGCGCCGGCGAATCCGAAGTGATGAACATCATCGGCGACGTCGAGGGCCGCTTCTGCATCCTGATCGACGATATCGTCGATTCGGCGGGCACCCTGTGCAACGCCGCCGCCGCGCTGAAGGCGGCGGGCGCCGAGGACGTGGTCGCTTATTGTACGCATGGCGTGCTCTCGGGCGGCGCGGTCGCCCGGGTCGACGGTTCGGCGCTGGCCGAGCTGGTGATCACCGATTCGATCGGCAACCATGCCGTGATCGCCGACAGCGACAAGGTGCGGCATTTGACGATCGCCCCGCTGCTGGCCGAAGCGATCCGCCGGATCGCCGATGAATCGTCGGTGTCGAGCCTCTTCGACTAAAGCACGGCCTCGGCGATCAGCCCGGCGCCGACCAGCACCATCAGCCAGTAGATCGCGGTGTAGAAGCGCGCCGGGTCGATTTTGCGCACCAGCCAGACCCCCGCAAAGGTCGATGCGATCGCCAGCGGCAACAACGCGGCGGCGGTGAGCAGGTTCGCGGCGGAGAACTGGCCGAGCGCGAAATAGGCCGGGACCTTGATCCAGTTGACCACCGCGAAAAACACCGCTGTGGTCCCAACCAGCAAGGCCGGCGCAAGATTGCGGGGCAGCACCCAGAGCTGGAACGGCGGCTGACCGGCATGCGCGACATGGCTGGTGAAGCCCGAGGCGATGCCGAACAGCGCGCCGAACCATTCGGGCAGCCTGGCCGTTTCGCGCGGCGTCGCATGCCGCTCCGCCCACAGTCGATACAGGCCGAACAGGACCGAGATCAGCCCGACCACCGCCATCACCGCTTCGGGCGTCACGCTGGCTGCGAACCAATAGCCCAGCAGCACGCCGATCGCTGCGCCGGGCAGCATCCAGCCGAGCACGGTCCAGTCGACCGTCTTGCGGAAGGCCCAGACGCCGACCACGTCCTGCACGATCAGGATCGGCAGCAGGATCGCAGCAGCGCGCACCGGATCGATCGCCAGAACCAGCATCGGCAGCGATAGTGCGCCCATGCCGGAGAACCCGCCCTTGGCCAGCCCGAGCAGGATCACCGCCGGAATCGCCAGCGCATAGAAATGCCAGTCGGTGATCATGCGTCTTTGCCAAGACCTCCGGCGTCAGCCCGGTTCCGCTTCAGTTCGGCCTTCAGCACCTCGGCGCGCGGGGCGTAAAGGAAACCGAAGCTGACCGTACCGTTCTTACTCTCCACCGCGTGATGCAGCCGGTGCGCCTGAATGATCCGCTTCATATAGCCCGAGCGCGCGACATAGCGGTGCTTCACGCGCTGATGGACGATGACGTCATGGAAGCCGAAATAGATCGCCCCATAAGCGGCCACGCCTGCGCCGATCCACGTAAAGCCGGGCCACCAGCCCAACTGTACGCCGCCCAGCAACATTACGAACGAGGGCACCGCGAAAATCAACGCGTAAAGATCGTTGAGCTCGAACATGCCGGGCCGGTCGCGATGGTGGCTTTCGTGGAGAAACCAGCCCCAGCCATGCATCACCCAACGGTGCGCGACATAGGCCACGCCCTCCATGACGAGGACGGTGAACGCGAACAGGGCGATGCCGGGCAGCCAATGCATATATGGGATATAGCCCAGCTATGCTGCACCCGCGAGAGTGCAGGGGTGGATTCGCGTTTCCGGCTGTGCTTTAGGCGGCGCAACTCCCGATTTCCTTATTCAGAGAAGGCGGCGCTCCCCATGAACATCCACGAATATCAGGCCAAGGAACTGCTGGCGAAGTACGGCGCACCGATTGCGCAGGGCTTTGCCGCCTTTTCGGTCGACGAAGCCGTCGAAGCCGCGAAGAAGCTGCCCGGGCCGCTTTTCGTCGTGAAGTCGCAGATCCATGCCGGCGGCCGCGGCAAGGGCAAGTTCAAGGAACTGGCGC
The sequence above is drawn from the Sphingomonas sp. G-3-2-10 genome and encodes:
- the gltX gene encoding glutamate--tRNA ligase; translated protein: MTVITRFAPSPTGRLHVGNLRTALHNWMFAKANGGRFLLRIDDTDGERSEEAFVDAIRADLAWLGLNPDGEERQSARFALYENRFTLLKTAGRVYPCYETPQELDLKRKVLLGRGLPPVYDRAALKLTDAQRAAHEAEGRTPHWRFLLDHDVMIGWDDLVRGHQRFDPRTMSDPVVRRADGSWLYLLPSVIDDIDMAITHVVRGEDHVSNTASQLQMFAALGGAAPAFAHEALLTGSEGKLSKRLGSLGCDHFREAGIEPQALVALLARLGTSDPVEPFADPAPLIAGFDFARFGRAPARFDEEELAGLNAKIVHQLGYDAVASRLPAGMGEAAWNAIRPNLSTVADAVSWWSVVEGPVDAQVAEEDRGFLAEAAEAAARLDWSADAWAQLTGALKESSGRRGKALFLPLRQALTGRDHGPDMAALLPLIGRERTIQRLSSR
- a CDS encoding ribose-phosphate pyrophosphokinase, translated to MKLMSGNSNLPLAKAIADYLEIPLTQANVRRFADEEIFVEILENVRGEDVFVLQSTSFPANDNLMELLIMIDALRRASAKRITAVLPYFGYARQDRKPGPRTPISAKLVANMITTAGADRVLSVDLHAGQIQGFFDIPTDNLFGAPVMSEDIKSRFGDKNLMVVSPDVGGVVRARALAKRLDNASLAIVDKRRERAGESEVMNIIGDVEGRFCILIDDIVDSAGTLCNAAAALKAAGAEDVVAYCTHGVLSGGAVARVDGSALAELVITDSIGNHAVIADSDKVRHLTIAPLLAEAIRRIADESSVSSLFD
- a CDS encoding sulfite exporter TauE/SafE family protein — its product is MITDWHFYALAIPAVILLGLAKGGFSGMGALSLPMLVLAIDPVRAAAILLPILIVQDVVGVWAFRKTVDWTVLGWMLPGAAIGVLLGYWFAASVTPEAVMAVVGLISVLFGLYRLWAERHATPRETARLPEWFGALFGIASGFTSHVAHAGQPPFQLWVLPRNLAPALLVGTTAVFFAVVNWIKVPAYFALGQFSAANLLTAAALLPLAIASTFAGVWLVRKIDPARFYTAIYWLMVLVGAGLIAEAVL
- a CDS encoding sterol desaturase family protein translates to MHWLPGIALFAFTVLVMEGVAYVAHRWVMHGWGWFLHESHHRDRPGMFELNDLYALIFAVPSFVMLLGGVQLGWWPGFTWIGAGVAAYGAIYFGFHDVIVHQRVKHRYVARSGYMKRIIQAHRLHHAVESKNGTVSFGFLYAPRAEVLKAELKRNRADAGGLGKDA